The DNA sequence TTTTTCGACGTATTAGGATTGGcgaagaaaacaaaactaatGCTGtcagaatatttataattagtaaattaaggAATAATAGATAATATACAGAATGGAAATTAATAGCAAATTGCATGAATTGGAGAATactggtttttttttttttttggttaattccctattctattaaaattcttcatttgatAAAAGGGTTTGGGTTGTAAATAGctatttttctacttttagagtagtttttaaatttgttatgtCTATTatcatttgttatttttttcttgtttatttctaCAATAGTTTTCAATATTCTTTAAAGGaggattaaattttttttttttttttaaagaatcaAAACTAGTTTCTCAAATTTCATTCAACCTTGAACTCGTGATTATATTGCACAGGAACAAAAATACAACCATTAAACCACTTTTTTCTtcccataatttttatatttattacaaatcagaataatataatttttcgctatatttaattactatataaaaaaaataaaataatgacaaatatGAATTAACGTACTAGGACTTTGCTACTGTCGTGGttgttaataaatatattaaacttattatataattaatttaattcgacaAAAAAAGATTCAGgtaaatatatttcaacttCCAACTCAATCACCAAGTCACTGCAAGTGCCAAAAAGGGTCGACTCTGAATCTACAAAATCGTGTTAGCAAAAAAAGGCCATCTACCTCCAAATTAGTACTCAAACCTCCCTAGAAACAGAAGTCGGAACTAAGTTACCACGATTTCAGCTGCACTCCATCCTCATAGCAGAAAATTGACCGGACAAACCACACTGATCAATTCCAAGATACTTCCTCCTATCACTCAAGAATTCAGCTGCAACAACTGCACGATCACCGGCTTCTACTGCTCTGTTTTCTGCACGAACTCGTCGTCCGAGGGAGAGCTGGGGAGGCGGGTTCTGAGGGGGAGGAAACCACTTCAACTGCATGTAGTGGGGCGTTCGCCATGGCGGCACGTGGAGACCTCTTTCGCGGAATGATTTCTCCGCCTCACCGCAGAGAATGGTGATGATGTTGTTCAGCTTCTGCTCGTCTCCTACGAAGATCGTGGGGAGAACGTCGCAGAGGTCTTTGTAGTTTGGCGTTGGCCTCGCCAGCTCGAACTGTGACTTGAAATCTATGTCCACTATCAACCTCAATCCACTTGATCCCTTTTTGGCTTGGCGTGTTATCTCTATGTACTCATGCTCACCTGTTTAGCATGCAGAAACAATAACAAGATttctattttagaaaaatggggaatcattttgaaaaaaaaaaaagcatctAACCCTCTCTATcttgttttgttctttaagTCATACAATTTGTTAAGATTGTCAATCTACAGAGGAGAATTGCTGATTCATGTGTTGCTTCTCTTCTCTCTAATGTAGtcgtgttttttttatttccgcTTTTACACCATTTTACTTAGCTCATtttgttttacaattttgtcttttagtTAGCTGCTCACATGGCATTGCTGTTAGTTTGTTAGGATATTTTCTCTGTTTCTTCTCTGTTATTTAAACCCAGCTACTCCATTCCTTCTAAAAAAAACAGATTTTTGTGAATACACATATTCTTCAGAAAATGGCTTTGCTTGTGTATTCATCTGTTGTTGATAGAGAATTTGACNNNNNNNNNNNNNNNNNNNNNNNNNNNNNNNNNNNNNNNNNNNNNNNNNNNNNNNNNNNNNNNNNNNNNNNNNNNNNNNNNNNNNNNNNNNNNNNNNNNNNNNNNNNNNNNNNNNNNNNNNNNNNNNNNNNNNNNNNNNNNNNNNNNNNNNNNNNNNNNNNNNNNNNNNNNNNNNNNNNNNNNNNNNNNNNNNNNNNNNNNNNNNNNNNNNNNNNNNNNNNNNNNNNNNNNNNNNNNNNNNNNNNNNNNNNNNNNNNNNNNNNNNNNNNNNNNNNNNNNNNNNNNNNNNNNNNNNNNNNNNNNNNNNNNNNNNNNNNNNNNNNNNNNNNNNNNNNNNNNNNNNNNNNNNNNNNNNNNNNNNNNNNNNNNNNNNNNNNNNNNNNNNNNNNNNNNNNNNNNNNNNNNNNNNNNNNNNNNNNNNNNNNNNNNNNNNNNNNNNNNNNNNNNNNNNNNNNNNNNNNNNNNNNNNNNNNNNNNNNNNNNNNNNNNNNNNNNNNNNNNNNNNNNNNNNNNNNNNNNNNNNNNNNNNNNNNNNNNNNNNNNNNNNNNNNNNNNNNNNNNNNNNNNNNNNNNNNNNNNNNNNNNNNNNNNNNNNNNNNNNNNNNNNNNNNNNNNNNNNNNNNNNNNNNNNNNNNNNNNNNNNNNNNNNNNNNNNNNNNNNNNNNNNNNNNNNNNNNNNNNNNNNNNNNNNNNNNNNNNNNNNNNNNNNNNNNNNNNNNNNNNNNNNNNNNNNNNNNNNNNNNNNNNNNNNNNNNNNNNNNNNNNNNNNNNNNNNNNNNNNNNNNNNNNNNNNNNNNNNNNNNNNNNNNNNNNNNNNNNNNNNNNNNNNNNNNNNNNNNNNNNNNNNNNNNNNNNNNNNNNNNNNNNNNNNNNNNNNNNNNNNNNNNNNNNNNNNNNNNNNNNNNNNNNNNNNNNNNNNNNNNNNNNNNNNNNNNNNNNNNNNNNNNNNNNNNNNNNNNNNNNNNNNNNNNNNNNNNNNNNNNNNNNNNNNNNNNNNNNNNNNNNNNNNNNNNNNNNNNNNNNNNNNNNNNNNNNNNNNNNNNNNNNNNNNNNNNNNNNNNNNNNNNNNNNNNNNNNNNNNNNNNNNNNNNNNNNNNNNNNNNNNNNNNNNNNNNNNNNNNNNNNNNNNNNNNNNNNNNNNNNNNNNNNNNNNNNNNNNNNNNNNNNNNNNNNNNNNNNNNNNNNNNNNNNNNNNNNNNNNNNNNNNNNNNNNNNNNNNNNNNNNNNNNNNNNNNNNNNNNNNNNNNNNNNNNNNNNNNNNNNNNNNNNNNNNNNNNNNNNNNNNNNNNNNNNNNNNNNNNNNNNNNNNNNNNNNNNNNNNNNNNNNNNNNNNNNNNNNNNNNNNNNNNNNNNNNNNNNNNNNNNNNNNNNNNNNNNNNNNNNNNNNNNNNNNNNNNNNNNNNNNNNNNNNNNNNNNNNNNNNNNNNNNNNNNNNNNNNNNNNNNNNNNNNNNNNNNNNNNNNNNNNNNNNNNNNNNNNNNNNNNNNNNNNNNNNNNNNNNNNNNNNNNNNNNNNNNNNNNNNNNNNNNNNNNNNNNNNNNNNNNNNNNNNNNNNNNNNNNNNNNNNNNNNNNNNNNNNNNNNNNNNNNNNNNNNNNNNNNNNNNNNNNNNNNNNNNNNNNNNNNNNNNNNNNNNNNNNNNNNNNNNNNNNNNNNNNNNNNNNNNNNNNNNNNNNNNNNNNNNNNNNNNNNNNNNNNNNNNNNNNNNNNNNNNNNNNNNNNNNNNNNNNNNNNNNNNNNNNNNNNNNNNNNNNNNNNNNNNNNNNNNNNNNNNNNNNNNNNNNNNNNNNNNNNNNNNNNNNNNNNNNNNNNNNNNNNNNNNNNNNNNNNNNNNNNNNNNNNNNNNNNNNNNNNNNNNNNNNNNNNNNNNNNNNNNNNNNNNNNNNNNNNNNNNNNNNNNNNNNNNNNNNNNNNNNNNNNNNNNNNNNNNNNNNNNNNNNNNNNNNNNNNNNNNNNNNNNNNNNNNNNNNNNNNNNNNNNNNNNNNNNNNNNNNNNNNNNNNNNNNNNNNNNNNNNNNNNNNNNNNNNNNNNNNNNNNNNNNNNNNNNNNNNNNNNNNNNNNNNNNNNNNNNNNNNNNNNNNNNNNNNNNNNNNNNNNNNNNNNNNNNNNNNNNNNNNNNNNNNNNNNNNNNNNNNNNNNNNNNNNNNNNNNNNNNNNNNNNNNNNNNNNNNNNNNNNNNNNNNNNNNNNNNNNNNNNNNNNNNNNNNNNNNNNNNNNNNNNNNNNNNNNNNNNNNNNNNNNNNNNNNNNNNNNNNNNNNNNNNNNNNNNNNNNNNNNNNNNNNNNNNNNNNNNNNNNNNNNNNNNNNNNNNNNNNNNNNNNNNNNNNNNNNNNNNNNNNNNNNNNNNNNNNNNNNNNNNNNNNNNNNNNNNNNNNNNNNNNNNNNNNNNNNNNNNNNNNNNNNNNNNNNNNNNNNNNNNNNNNNNNNNNNNNNNNNNNNNNNNNNNNNNNNNNNNNNNNNNNNNNNNNNNNNNNNNNNNNNNNNNNNNNNNNNNNNNNNNNNNNNNNNNNNNNNNNNNNNNNNNNNNNNNNNNNNNNNNNNNNNNNNNNNNNNNNNNNNNNNNNNNNNNNNNNNNNNNNNNNNNNNNNNNNNNNNNNNNNNNNNNNNNNNNNNNNNNNNNNNNNNNNNNNNNNNNNNNNNNNNNNNNNNNNNNNNNNNNNNNNNNNNNNNNNNNNNNNNNNNNNNNNNNNNNNNNNNNNNNNNNNNNNNNNNNNNNNNNNNNNNNNNNNNNNNNNNNNNNNNNNNNNNNNNNNNNNNNNNNNNNNNNNNNNNNNNNNNNNNNNNNNNNNNNNNNNNNNNNNNNNNNNNNNNNNNNNNNNNNNNNNNNNNNNNNNNNNNNNNNNNNNNNNNNNNNNNNNNNNNNNNNNNNNNNNNNNNNNNNNNNNNNNNNNNNNNNNNNNNNNNNNNNNNNNNNNNNNNNNNNNNNNNNNNNNNNNNNNNNNNNNNNNNNNNNNNNNNNNNNNNNNNNNNNNNNNNNNNNNNNNNNNNNNNNNNNNNNNNNNNNNNNNNNNNNNNNNNNNNNNNNNNNNNNNNNNNNNNNNNNNNNNNNNNNNNNNNNNNNNNNNNNNNNNNNNNNNNNNNNNNNNNNNNNNNNNNNNNNNNNNNNNNNNNNNNNNNNNNNNNNNNNNNNNNNNNNNNNNNNNNNNNNNNNNNNNNNNNNNNNNNNNNNNNNNNNNNNNNNNNNNNNNNNNNNNNNNNNNNNNNNNNNNNNNNNNNNNNNNNNNNNNNNNNNNNNNNNNNNNNNNNNNNNNNNNNNNNNNNNNNNNNNNNNNNNNNNNNNNNNNNNNNNNNNNNNNNNNNNNNNNNNNNNNNNNNNNNNNNNNNNNNNNNNNNNNNNNNNNNNNNNNNNNNNNNNNNNNNNNNNNNNNNNNNNNNNNNNNNNNNNNNNNNNNNNNNNNNNNNNNNNNNNNNNNNNNNNNNNNNNNNNNNNNNNNNNNNNNNNNNNNNNNNNNNNNNNNNNNNNNNNNNNNNNNNNNNNNNNNNNNNNNNNNNNNNNNNNNNNNNNNNNNNNNNNNNNNNNNNNNNNNNNNNNNNNNNNNNNNNNNNNNNNNNNNNNNNNNNNNNNNNNNNNNNNNNNNNNNNNNNNNNNNNNNNNNNNNNNNNNNNNNNNNNNNNNNNNNNNNNNNNNNNNNNNNNNNNNNNNNNNNNNNNNNNNNNNNNNNNNNNNNNNNNNNNNNNNNNNNNNNNNNNNNNNNNNNNNNNNNNNNNNNNNNNNNNNNNNNNNNNNNNNNNNNNNNNNNNNNNNNNNNNNNNNNNNNNNNNNNNNNNNNNNNNNNNNNNNNNNNNNNNNNNNNNNNNNNNNNNNNNNNNNNNNNNNNNNNNNNNNNNNNNNNNNNNNNNNNNNNNNNNNNNNNNNNNNNNNNNNNNNNNCAACTGAGCCAGTTTGTTCATCGTCCTTGCAAGGAACATCTGGCTGCTGCTCTACACTTGGTTAAATATCTCAAGGGGACTTCTACAAAAGGTCTCTTTTTTCCTGCCCataattccttttctttgaCTGGATATTGCGATGCTGATTGGGCTAGCTGCCCTGATAGTCGACGTTCGCTCACAggttattgtatatttttgggTTCGGCCTTGATTTCGTGGAAGACTAAAAAGCAACCTACCGTCTCCCGCTCCACAGCAGAAGCTGAATATAGGAGTCTTGCTGCGACCGTCTGCGAATTACAGTGGATTTCATATCTTCTTAAGGATTTTCAGGTTCCAATTCAGACTCCGATTCCTCTCTATTGCGACAACCAAGCCGCTGTCCACATTGTCGCCAACCCCGTATTTCACGAACGCACGAAGCACTTGGAGATCGATTGTCACTTAGTTCGTGACAAGTACAAAGATGGGTTCGTTCTTCCTTCCCATGTTCCAAGCAAGCTACAACTCGCTGATTGCTTCACCAAAGTTTTAGCTCGCCCTGCTCTCACTGTTCATCTCTCCAAGTTGGGCTTGGTTGACTTCTCTTCAAGTCCAACTTGAGGGGGGCTGTTAAGATTGTCAATCTACAGAGGAGAATTGCTGATTCA is a window from the Sesamum indicum cultivar Zhongzhi No. 13 linkage group LG15, S_indicum_v1.0, whole genome shotgun sequence genome containing:
- the LOC105178102 gene encoding uncharacterized protein LOC105178102; translated protein: MNPSSSAQHFNFPPHTKMNSFEEENLYPYQMFDDSESAPQTPLLSDTSNFLSHHQTKYYILQEIVESGTKAEADVVGRVVKHLRKKLVDDGLMKKWVVENLRKDGYNAALCHSCWPTTLNCPGGEHEYIEITRQAKKGSSGLRLIVDIDFKSQFELARPTPNYKDLCDVLPTIFVGDEQKLNNIITILCGEAEKSFRERGLHVPPWRTPHYMQLKWFPPPQNPPPQLSLGRRVRAENRAVEAGDRAVVAAEFLSDRRKYLGIDQCGLSGQFSAMRMECS